One Halocalculus aciditolerans DNA segment encodes these proteins:
- a CDS encoding cupin domain-containing protein has protein sequence MAGYEKVDVWSLPNAPNPTTAKREVDEAVGASAFGFNVYEAAPGERVPWGRHRHPDHEELFFVLSGSLTVATPDGEYAVEEGEAFFVPADALNEAFVDESEQAACRFVAVGAPKDRDDAIIEEECPHCGAVTDRESERADETYVLRCAACGAETDRFSA, from the coding sequence ATGGCTGGCTACGAGAAGGTCGACGTCTGGTCGCTCCCGAACGCGCCGAACCCGACGACGGCGAAGAGGGAAGTCGACGAAGCGGTCGGCGCGAGCGCGTTCGGTTTCAACGTCTACGAGGCCGCGCCCGGCGAGCGCGTGCCGTGGGGCCGCCACCGCCACCCCGACCACGAGGAGCTCTTCTTCGTCCTCTCCGGGTCGCTCACGGTGGCCACGCCGGACGGCGAGTACGCCGTCGAGGAGGGCGAGGCGTTCTTCGTCCCCGCGGACGCGCTCAACGAGGCGTTCGTCGACGAATCGGAACAGGCGGCGTGTCGGTTCGTCGCCGTCGGCGCGCCGAAAGACCGCGACGACGCGATAATCGAAGAGGAATGCCCGCACTGCGGCGCGGTGACCGACCGCGAGTCGGAGCGCGCCGACGAGACGTACGTCCTCCGGTGTGCGGCCTGCGGCGCGGAGACCGACCGGTTCTCCGCGTAG
- a CDS encoding metal-dependent hydrolase, whose translation MEFTWHGHSTWSLDVDGTSLLIDPFFDNPKTTLDPEELDPDYVLITHGHADHIADVDRFRGAHFVATPEIVGYLTDEYGIEDATGMNLGGTFQAENAFVTMVRADHSNGLDTGYGTSGGMPAGYVVSDTKPTQVADSESQTFYHAGDTSLHTEMKDVIGPFLEPDAAAVPIGDHFTMGPMQAAIAVDWLDVDYAFPMHYDTFPPIEQDPQDFAKEVKGTGSDTEVVVLDGDESFDLGDQLDY comes from the coding sequence ATGGAATTCACTTGGCACGGCCACTCCACGTGGTCGCTCGACGTCGACGGCACGAGCCTCCTCATCGACCCGTTCTTCGACAACCCGAAGACCACCCTCGACCCGGAGGAACTCGACCCGGACTACGTCCTCATCACGCACGGCCACGCCGACCACATCGCGGACGTCGACCGCTTCCGCGGCGCGCACTTCGTGGCGACGCCCGAAATCGTCGGCTACCTCACCGACGAGTACGGCATCGAGGACGCGACCGGCATGAACCTCGGCGGCACCTTCCAGGCGGAGAACGCCTTCGTCACGATGGTGCGCGCCGACCACTCGAACGGCCTCGACACCGGCTACGGCACCTCCGGCGGCATGCCCGCGGGCTACGTCGTCAGTGACACGAAGCCCACGCAGGTCGCCGACAGCGAGAGCCAGACGTTCTACCACGCCGGCGACACCAGCCTCCACACGGAGATGAAGGACGTCATCGGCCCGTTCCTCGAACCCGACGCCGCCGCCGTCCCCATCGGCGACCACTTCACCATGGGCCCGATGCAGGCCGCCATCGCCGTCGACTGGCTCGACGTCGACTACGCCTTCCCGATGCACTACGACACCTTCCCGCCCATCGAACAGGACCCGCAGGACTTCGCGAAGGAAGTCAAAGGCACCGGGAGCGACACCGAAGTCGTCGTCCTCGACGGCGACGAATCCTTCGACCTCGGCGACCAGCTCGACTACTGA
- a CDS encoding PGF-pre-PGF domain-containing protein: MPSRLVALALVVLAVGAVLGTAGAPGGGADKLSKGVYLEPAESANGQAYASYNSQGEVEVHVNGLLPDSTTTIDDLVVIGVQGNAKTPRGESGVPVWIEDGTPQVTFYRMDTREPIESAENAVELKRGGTMAVGVRVDAESPGTVLEQVTLHANVGNARERSSGGGGGGGGGGSPPALSPSGELDEGGSVSLRMSDGSTVQRVNVTMDGQSGRVEVRDLGGRPSGTPATHGSLVSVVEVDAPDPKAGNATVTFRVSKEVTERGVAPDNLVVEHYVNGTWRVLETTVTETKRGYQLTVETSGFSPFAVTELEQAGTTTSTTSTPTTTTATSTTSSTATATTAASSTTSTRSPGFGVGVGLVALLTAAVLALRCDRRD; encoded by the coding sequence ATGCCCTCCCGCCTCGTCGCTCTCGCGCTGGTCGTCCTCGCCGTCGGTGCGGTGTTAGGGACGGCTGGGGCGCCGGGGGGCGGGGCGGACAAGCTGTCGAAGGGGGTGTATCTCGAGCCGGCGGAGAGCGCGAACGGACAGGCGTACGCGTCGTACAATTCGCAGGGGGAAGTCGAAGTCCACGTTAACGGACTGCTTCCGGATTCGACTACAACTATCGACGACTTGGTCGTGATCGGCGTGCAGGGGAACGCGAAGACGCCGCGGGGGGAGAGCGGGGTTCCGGTGTGGATCGAGGACGGGACACCGCAAGTGACGTTCTATCGGATGGATACGCGGGAGCCGATCGAGTCGGCGGAGAACGCCGTCGAGCTGAAGCGCGGGGGAACGATGGCGGTCGGCGTGCGCGTCGACGCCGAATCTCCGGGGACGGTTCTCGAACAGGTCACGCTGCACGCGAACGTCGGGAACGCGCGTGAGCGTTCGAGCGGCGGCGGAGGAGGCGGCGGTGGCGGTGGGTCGCCGCCGGCGCTCTCGCCGTCCGGGGAGCTCGATGAGGGGGGATCGGTGTCGCTCCGGATGAGCGACGGGAGCACGGTGCAGCGGGTCAACGTCACGATGGACGGGCAGAGCGGCCGAGTGGAGGTCCGTGACCTCGGCGGGCGGCCGTCGGGGACGCCGGCGACGCACGGCTCGCTCGTGTCCGTCGTCGAAGTCGACGCGCCGGACCCGAAGGCGGGGAACGCGACGGTGACGTTCCGTGTCTCGAAGGAGGTGACGGAGCGGGGTGTGGCCCCCGATAATCTCGTCGTTGAGCACTACGTGAACGGCACGTGGCGGGTGCTCGAGACGACCGTGACGGAGACGAAACGGGGCTATCAGCTCACCGTCGAGACGAGCGGCTTCTCGCCGTTCGCCGTCACGGAACTCGAACAAGCGGGGACGACGACATCGACGACGAGCACGCCGACCACGACGACGGCGACATCGACGACGTCGTCGACCGCGACGGCCACGACGGCGGCGTCGAGCACCACCAGCACGCGCTCGCCCGGCTTCGGCGTCGGCGTCGGCCTCGTCGCGCTCCTCACCGCCGCGGTGCTTGCGCTCCGCTGCGACCGCCGCGACTGA
- a CDS encoding DUF5799 family protein — protein sequence MTQSGWQDRIVGVRMRVDGEFQSEVEASGFSRQQWGLVMTAVEFDLENPEDPESARLVADTSKVKHVVPELENVDQQMAAMGGGSGGGSSSGGGFLASVKSALGLGGGGDDADAAREREAVDLAEEYARMLETELKENGRWDEVCEAAARDAADAAE from the coding sequence ATGACACAGAGTGGCTGGCAGGACCGAATCGTGGGCGTGCGGATGCGCGTGGACGGCGAGTTCCAGAGCGAAGTGGAGGCGTCGGGGTTCTCCCGCCAGCAGTGGGGGCTCGTGATGACGGCCGTCGAGTTCGACCTGGAGAACCCGGAGGACCCGGAGAGCGCGCGACTCGTCGCGGACACGAGCAAGGTGAAGCACGTCGTGCCCGAGTTGGAGAACGTCGACCAGCAGATGGCGGCGATGGGCGGCGGGAGCGGGGGCGGTTCTTCGTCCGGGGGCGGCTTCCTCGCGTCGGTGAAGTCCGCGCTCGGGCTGGGCGGCGGCGGCGACGACGCGGACGCGGCGCGCGAACGGGAGGCCGTCGACCTCGCCGAGGAGTACGCGCGGATGCTGGAGACGGAACTCAAGGAGAACGGGCGGTGGGATGAAGTCTGTGAGGCGGCGGCCCGGGACGCCGCCGACGCCGCGGAGTAA
- a CDS encoding aldo/keto reductase: protein MDTRPLGRTGFDVTEVGLGTWEIGAEWGDVSEATGKEAVHAALDAGVNFLDTADVYGDGRSERLIREVLDERDEEPVVATKAGRRLDPHDADRYTKENLERFVDRSRENLGVDELDLLQLHCPPTDVYYQPETFDALDDLRADGKLANYGVSVERVEEGLKAVEYPGVETVQIIFNPFRQRPAEEFLDVAAARDVGVIVRVPLASGLLTGAVDAETDFPENDHRNFNREGDAFDVGETFAGVPQDVGAHAADELAEAAPDDLSLAQFSLRWILDHPGVTTVIPGSTSPAHIRDNVLAADHAPLTHEAHGAARDVYEKYVEEHVHQRW from the coding sequence ATGGATACGCGACCGCTCGGCCGCACCGGCTTCGACGTGACCGAGGTCGGCCTCGGAACGTGGGAGATCGGCGCGGAGTGGGGCGACGTCAGCGAAGCGACCGGGAAGGAGGCCGTTCACGCGGCGCTCGACGCCGGCGTGAACTTCCTCGACACCGCCGACGTCTACGGCGACGGGCGGAGCGAGCGCCTCATCCGCGAAGTCCTCGACGAGCGCGACGAGGAGCCCGTGGTGGCGACGAAGGCCGGCCGCCGCCTCGACCCGCACGACGCCGACCGGTACACGAAGGAAAATCTCGAACGGTTCGTCGACCGCTCCCGGGAGAACCTCGGCGTGGACGAACTCGACCTCCTCCAGTTGCACTGCCCGCCGACGGACGTCTACTACCAGCCGGAGACGTTCGACGCGCTCGACGACCTGCGCGCCGACGGGAAGCTCGCGAACTACGGCGTGAGCGTCGAACGCGTCGAGGAAGGCCTGAAGGCCGTGGAGTATCCGGGCGTCGAGACGGTCCAGATAATCTTCAATCCGTTCCGGCAGCGACCCGCGGAGGAGTTCCTCGACGTCGCGGCGGCGCGGGACGTCGGCGTCATCGTTCGCGTCCCGCTCGCCTCGGGCCTCCTCACCGGCGCGGTCGACGCCGAGACGGACTTCCCGGAGAACGACCACCGGAACTTCAACCGTGAGGGCGACGCCTTCGACGTCGGCGAGACGTTCGCGGGCGTCCCCCAGGACGTCGGCGCGCACGCGGCGGACGAACTCGCCGAGGCGGCCCCCGACGACCTCTCGCTCGCGCAGTTCTCGCTCCGGTGGATTCTCGACCACCCCGGCGTCACCACGGTCATCCCCGGCTCGACGTCGCCGGCGCACATCCGGGACAACGTCCTCGCCGCCGACCACGCGCCGCTCACGCACGAAGCGCACGGCGCGGCCCGCGACGTCTACGAGAAGTACGTCGAAGAACACGTCCACCAGCGCTGGTAG
- a CDS encoding DUF5305 domain-containing protein has translation MSRLPLSLRTFLDEYFAVLLIVCLVVVGGGVYLGATAATAEETRVETQQVANWTGDAEYEQSAVVENGTSVFAEGTRLSNRSLYFTRVSPVLDGEYTFRQSGGDEPARVSVELSLVERSVESGSSEGGQQTVYWQRVRSLASRNVTLAAGEPVTVGFSVDVPQEEQRIRQIREELGASPGEAQVFVVASTTVQASVAGEPVTKTRRDRLVVRPGSNVYRVSADVAPADSETVTRTVTVPVEPSFTSVAVPFVAAVLALAGAVGLVVARRRGALTVSEAEREAEALRAAREDYDDWISTGTVPDVERSTVRVDSLEDLVDVAIDSDRRVIETRGGERYVVLVDDLAYVYEPARRPEDAAAAAVKGTGSEASSSESER, from the coding sequence ATGTCACGTCTTCCTCTTTCGCTCCGCACCTTCCTTGACGAGTACTTCGCAGTCCTCCTCATAGTCTGTCTCGTCGTCGTCGGCGGCGGCGTCTATCTGGGAGCGACGGCGGCGACGGCGGAGGAGACACGCGTTGAGACGCAACAGGTCGCGAACTGGACCGGTGACGCCGAGTACGAGCAGTCGGCGGTCGTGGAGAACGGGACGTCGGTGTTCGCGGAGGGGACGAGATTGAGTAATCGGTCGCTCTACTTCACGCGCGTCTCGCCGGTACTCGATGGGGAGTACACGTTCCGGCAGTCGGGCGGTGACGAGCCGGCGCGGGTGAGCGTGGAGCTGTCGCTGGTGGAGCGGTCGGTGGAGTCGGGGTCGAGCGAGGGGGGCCAGCAGACGGTGTACTGGCAGCGGGTGCGGTCGTTGGCGTCGCGGAACGTGACGCTGGCGGCGGGGGAGCCGGTGACGGTGGGGTTCTCGGTTGACGTCCCGCAGGAGGAGCAGCGAATCCGGCAGATTCGGGAGGAGTTGGGGGCGTCGCCGGGGGAGGCGCAGGTGTTCGTCGTGGCGTCGACGACGGTTCAGGCGTCCGTGGCGGGGGAGCCGGTGACGAAGACGCGGCGGGACCGACTCGTGGTCCGCCCGGGAAGTAACGTCTACCGGGTGTCGGCGGACGTCGCCCCGGCGGACTCGGAGACGGTGACGCGGACGGTGACCGTGCCGGTGGAGCCGTCGTTCACGTCGGTGGCGGTCCCGTTCGTCGCGGCCGTGCTGGCGCTCGCGGGCGCTGTGGGGCTCGTCGTCGCTCGGCGGCGGGGCGCGCTCACAGTGTCGGAGGCGGAGCGCGAGGCGGAGGCGTTGCGGGCGGCGCGCGAGGATTACGACGACTGGATCTCCACGGGGACCGTCCCGGACGTCGAGCGGTCGACCGTCCGCGTCGACTCCCTGGAGGATCTCGTGGACGTCGCCATCGACAGCGACCGCCGCGTGATCGAGACACGGGGCGGCGAGCGATACGTGGTTCTCGTCGACGACCTCGCCTACGTCTACGAGCCAGCGCGCCGCCCGGAGGACGCGGCGGCCGCCGCCGTCAAAGGCACCGGTTCGGAGGCGTCGTCGTCCGAGTCCGAACGCTGA
- a CDS encoding S26 family signal peptidase — protein sequence MVREYAESAVTVVLVAVVVALVVGQALGQPVLLGYVTTDSMSGTIDPGDGFVAIPSQLTGPPDVGDVVTYRAVRLHDGGLTTHRVVGTTDGGYVTKGDANPFTDQDGAEPPVPRDRIVAEALQVNGHVVVIPDLGTGVMAVKGGVVDGQRWLANALGLRAGLSSQGAGFLLFAFGLVLFVLSVLDDLRAGDDRDRSRSRARDVLDGRWVALAFLVIVLAPANLAMVGGSTTHHVQASGDAVAASGATPGEPVESTFDVRNNGVVSMLVVVDSRSQTASVDRRALALPPGERATATLSMPAPPRGETSTATVSEHRYFLLLPESTLLALHDADPRYAWAVINLLLACSVLGLVGGVVGFAPTRVRDTSRDVPLRTRLRRLVRP from the coding sequence ATGGTCCGGGAGTACGCGGAATCCGCGGTGACAGTCGTGCTCGTCGCGGTGGTGGTGGCCCTCGTCGTCGGGCAGGCGCTCGGCCAGCCGGTACTGCTCGGGTACGTGACGACGGACAGCATGTCCGGGACCATCGACCCGGGAGACGGGTTCGTCGCGATTCCCTCACAGCTCACGGGTCCGCCGGACGTCGGCGACGTCGTCACGTATCGCGCGGTCCGCCTCCACGACGGCGGCCTGACGACCCACCGAGTCGTCGGGACGACCGACGGCGGCTACGTCACGAAGGGTGACGCGAACCCCTTCACGGACCAGGACGGGGCGGAACCGCCCGTTCCGCGAGATCGAATCGTCGCGGAAGCGCTTCAGGTGAACGGTCACGTCGTCGTCATCCCGGACCTCGGAACGGGAGTGATGGCGGTGAAGGGCGGTGTCGTCGACGGGCAGCGCTGGCTCGCGAACGCGCTCGGCCTGCGCGCCGGGCTCAGCTCACAGGGCGCGGGCTTCCTCCTCTTCGCGTTCGGCCTCGTGCTCTTCGTCCTATCAGTTCTCGACGACCTCCGCGCCGGCGATGACCGCGACCGTTCGCGCTCTCGAGCGCGGGACGTACTCGACGGGCGGTGGGTCGCGCTCGCCTTCCTCGTCATCGTGCTCGCGCCGGCGAACCTCGCGATGGTCGGCGGGAGTACGACTCATCACGTCCAGGCGAGCGGCGACGCCGTGGCTGCGTCGGGCGCGACCCCCGGCGAGCCCGTCGAGAGCACGTTCGACGTCCGGAACAACGGCGTCGTCTCCATGCTCGTCGTCGTCGACTCGCGCTCGCAGACGGCGTCGGTCGACCGTCGCGCGCTCGCGCTTCCACCGGGAGAGCGAGCCACTGCGACGCTCTCCATGCCGGCACCCCCTCGCGGCGAGACGTCGACCGCGACCGTCTCCGAACACCGCTACTTCCTCCTCCTCCCGGAGTCAACGCTCCTCGCGCTCCACGACGCCGACCCGCGCTACGCGTGGGCGGTGATTAACCTCCTTCTCGCCTGCAGCGTTCTCGGACTCGTCGGCGGCGTCGTCGGTTTCGCTCCGACGCGCGTCCGGGACACCAGCCGTGACGTCCCGCTCCGCACGCGACTCCGCCGGCTCGTGCGTCCCTGA
- a CDS encoding DUF7344 domain-containing protein — MVVLRGILMIGNDAPAGRDEVFGLLSNRRRRYALHACKRYETPIELGDLAEHVAAWEYEKEREQLDAAERKRVYTSLQQSHLPKMANAGMIEFENHEITLTERADDLDVYLDVVPGNSIPWAEYYLGVGAVSLALLSTVAIDIYPGFIPDLAWGGLVAVVFTLSAAYHVWRSRSMRIGAADEPPEVGE, encoded by the coding sequence ATGGTTGTCCTAAGGGGGATTCTCATGATCGGGAACGACGCACCGGCGGGTCGCGACGAGGTGTTCGGACTGCTGAGTAACCGGCGGCGGCGGTACGCGCTCCACGCGTGCAAGCGCTACGAGACCCCGATCGAGCTCGGTGATCTCGCGGAGCACGTCGCCGCCTGGGAGTACGAGAAAGAGCGCGAGCAACTCGACGCCGCGGAGCGCAAGCGCGTCTACACTTCCCTCCAGCAGTCCCACCTCCCGAAGATGGCGAACGCGGGAATGATCGAGTTCGAGAACCACGAGATCACGCTCACCGAGCGCGCCGACGACCTCGACGTCTACCTCGACGTCGTCCCCGGAAACTCCATCCCGTGGGCGGAGTACTACCTCGGCGTCGGCGCCGTCTCGCTCGCCCTCCTCTCTACCGTCGCAATCGACATCTACCCGGGCTTCATTCCCGACCTCGCCTGGGGCGGGCTCGTCGCCGTCGTCTTCACGCTCTCCGCCGCCTACCACGTCTGGCGGAGTCGCTCGATGCGCATCGGTGCCGCCGACGAACCCCCGGAGGTCGGCGAATGA
- a CDS encoding DUF7557 family protein, with product MPKIHLDEETIARLDGLRQDEESYDDIVNELVNIYESEELTLFHSGDL from the coding sequence ATGCCGAAAATCCACCTCGACGAAGAGACCATCGCTCGCCTCGACGGCCTCCGCCAGGACGAGGAGTCCTACGACGACATCGTCAACGAACTCGTGAACATCTACGAATCCGAGGAGCTCACGCTCTTCCACTCCGGCGACCTCTAA
- a CDS encoding DUF5779 family protein has product MGDDGFSLDLRDAETALDRVPSEYQGSVVLGVLDGTTPADEWLDEVFAGKVLVLAIEGDLQELAAGFASDVKQADGSLMRFREFLLVAPPDVSLDTSRL; this is encoded by the coding sequence ATGGGAGATGACGGGTTCAGTCTCGACCTCCGCGACGCGGAGACGGCGCTCGACCGGGTTCCGTCCGAGTACCAGGGGTCGGTCGTGCTGGGCGTGCTCGACGGGACGACGCCCGCCGACGAGTGGCTCGACGAAGTGTTCGCCGGGAAGGTCCTCGTGCTCGCTATCGAGGGCGACCTCCAGGAGCTCGCGGCGGGGTTCGCGAGCGACGTGAAGCAGGCGGACGGCTCGCTGATGCGCTTCCGCGAGTTCCTCCTCGTCGCGCCGCCGGACGTCTCGCTCGATACCTCACGGCTCTGA
- the aglJ gene encoding S-layer glycoprotein N-glycosyltransferase AglJ: MVSTADVTALVPAYNEAATVGSVVDGLHDEGIEDVLVVDGGSADETVAVAEEHGARVIVQSGSGKGQAVREGVDAIENPYVLLLDADGTNPPEQAGRLLDPLLAGDADHVIGDRTAEMEENAMTALNQVGNRLINGAFRYIHGHDYVDILSGYRAFTRESFEKSHLTADGFGIETEMAVECARHGYTVEVVPTTYRARPDESETNLHPLKDGGRIILTLYQLTKTNNPLFYFGSVGVASTLAGLLLGGYVAYEWFVLRVSHEVIALLGAAGILFGVQLLIFGVLSDLIVTLHREQLRRLERLEAKEEEN; the protein is encoded by the coding sequence ATGGTATCCACGGCGGACGTGACGGCGCTCGTTCCCGCGTACAACGAGGCGGCGACGGTCGGGAGCGTCGTCGACGGCCTCCACGACGAGGGTATCGAGGACGTCCTCGTGGTCGACGGCGGGTCGGCGGACGAGACCGTGGCGGTCGCGGAGGAACACGGCGCGCGCGTCATCGTGCAGTCGGGGTCGGGGAAGGGACAGGCGGTCCGCGAGGGCGTCGACGCCATCGAGAACCCCTACGTGCTCCTCCTCGACGCGGACGGGACGAACCCGCCGGAGCAGGCGGGTCGCCTCCTTGATCCGCTCCTCGCCGGCGACGCCGACCACGTTATCGGCGACCGGACGGCCGAGATGGAGGAGAACGCGATGACGGCGCTGAACCAGGTGGGGAACCGCCTCATCAACGGAGCGTTCCGCTACATCCACGGGCACGACTACGTCGACATCCTCTCCGGGTATCGGGCGTTCACCCGCGAGTCCTTCGAGAAGAGCCACCTGACCGCGGACGGGTTCGGCATCGAGACGGAGATGGCGGTGGAGTGTGCGCGCCACGGCTACACCGTCGAGGTCGTGCCGACGACGTATCGGGCGCGACCCGACGAGTCGGAGACGAACCTCCACCCGCTGAAGGACGGCGGGCGCATCATCCTCACGCTCTACCAGCTCACGAAGACGAACAACCCGCTCTTCTACTTCGGGAGCGTCGGCGTCGCGTCGACGCTCGCCGGCCTCCTCCTCGGCGGGTACGTCGCCTACGAGTGGTTCGTCCTCCGCGTCTCGCACGAGGTCATCGCGCTCCTCGGCGCGGCGGGCATCCTCTTCGGCGTCCAACTGCTGATTTTCGGCGTGCTCTCCGACCTCATCGTGACCTTACACCGCGAGCAGCTCCGCCGGCTCGAGCGCCTCGAAGCGAAAGAAGAGGAGAACTAA
- a CDS encoding OsmC family protein, whose protein sequence is MTDIEVTSTSDEGFVTQSRVGDFKLTVDATGEDGPDPNSVLVANYASCYIPAFRVAGRQRDYDDLGKVEIDVEADLNDDDDVEAIRFNIAVEADVDDDDVDDLVDRGHEICHVDAALRDELRADVSVETNAF, encoded by the coding sequence ATGACAGACATCGAAGTCACCAGCACGTCCGACGAAGGATTCGTCACGCAGAGCCGCGTCGGCGACTTCAAACTCACCGTCGACGCGACCGGTGAGGACGGCCCCGACCCGAACTCCGTCCTCGTCGCCAACTACGCTTCCTGTTACATCCCCGCGTTCCGCGTCGCCGGCCGACAGCGCGACTACGACGACCTCGGGAAAGTCGAAATCGACGTCGAAGCCGACCTGAACGACGACGACGACGTCGAAGCCATCCGCTTCAACATCGCCGTGGAAGCCGACGTCGACGACGACGACGTCGACGACCTCGTCGACCGCGGTCACGAGATCTGCCACGTCGACGCCGCGCTCCGCGACGAACTCCGCGCGGACGTCAGCGTCGAGACGAACGCGTTCTAA